Sequence from the Herbaspirillum sp. meg3 genome:
AATCGCGCGGATGGCGCCACAGGCCTTGCTGAATATGCCCAACGCAGTTCATGTCGAATGCGTTGAAATGGATTTCCTTGGACATCCTGTCTCCTCGATAGTGAATACTGTTGAAAGCTTCGTTATGCTTTTTTGTCGCTGCAAACCGACGCAACCTCAATCCATCAGGTGCATCTGCATCGTATTTTTTCTGCTTATCTATCGTTTACTATATTGGACAAAAATACACTATGCAAGAATATTCTGTATATTTCTTAGACTAAATAAAGATGCCCCACATTGATCCGGATCAAGCCCGGTTGCGGTGCGCGCGCTTCTCCGAGTTTCCCCAGTCAGGTGCAGCGGTTATAATCTTGACCTTACCGACCTCGATCGCCCACTCGCTTGAATACCTCCCACGCCCTCATCGCAGAAGACCCAACCCAGGCTATTTCCACCCGTATCAAGATCGAACGCGGAAGCAGAGGCTGGTCCCTGGCAGAATTGTCAGAGCGCTCTGGCGTGTCGAAGGCGATGATCAGCAAGATTGAGCGCGGCGAAGCCAGCCCCACCGCAACTGTACTGGGCCGCCTGTCAGGCGCATTCGGCCTGGCGCTGTCGATGCTGCTGTCGCTGGCGGAACAGAATGGCAACCGCCTGAACCAGCACGCGCATCAGAACGTCTGGACTGATCCCGAAACCGGCTATACCCGCCGCACCCTGTCGCCACCCGCCGGCGGCATGTTGGAGCTGCTGGAAATCATCCTGCCGCCCAAGGTCAGCGTTCCCTATCCGGCCAGCGCCTTTACCTTTCAGCATGAGCAAATCCTGATGGTGGAAGGCCGCCTGCTGTTCCGCGAAGGCGAGCAAGAACATCAGCTCAACCCAGGCGACTGCCTCCAGCTTGGACCGCCAATGGACTGCGTGTTTACCAACTCTGGCAATAAAGCCTGCAAATACCTGATTGCACTCGTACGTCGCTAATCGCAACGCATACCAAGAGTGCGCCGAGCATCGTGCGGCAGACTTGTGAGCTGCCGGCTGATGAGACACGGCTAAAAAGTTGCAACAAAGACAAATATATTCCCCTCCGCTTTACATGCGACGCAGGTCAACTACCCCCGCCCTTGCATTACAATGTGCGGTTTCCCCGATTTGTGGCCGGGCGGCGCTTTTACAGGTGCATTCAGGGGCAATTCAGAGGGATCCGGGATGATCTGGGCGCACCGATTTACGCCCCCGCGAGCAGATAGCCGTGGCTTGATCGCCCGTCGCATTTTCAATTGCAGCAATCAGTAAGGAACAACATGTTTTTGTCCCACAATATGAAGCGCCTCGCCGCTCTGCACTGGCCGTACAAGAAGCGTCTGGCGATTGCGTTTCTCGCCATGATCGTCACGGCGGCAACCGAGCCGGTCGTGCCATACATCTTTCAGGTGTTGCTGGACAAGGGCTTTGTCGGCAAGCCGGCATTCTCGCTATGGCTGGTGCCGGCGGCGGTGATCGGGATTTTCTTCATCCGTGGCATTGCAACTTTCACCAGTTCATACATGATGACCTGGGTGTCGACGCGTATCCTCAACGAACTGCGCCGCCAGATGTTTGCGCGCATGCTGGACCTGCCGGTCAACTTCTACGCCACCAACACCGTCGGTAAAGTGATCAACTCGATGATGTTTGAAGTGCAGCAGATCATCGATATGGTGACCAAGGTGTTTACCTCCATCGTGCGCTCGGCGCTGACGGTGCTGGGTCTGCTGGCCTGGCTGCTGTATCTGAACTGGGTCTTGACCATCGTCACGCTGGTGTTGCTGCCGCTGGTGACCGTGGTGGTGCGCACCACCGGCAAGCGTCTGAAAAAGCTCAACCGCGATTCGCTCGCCGTCAACGCGGAACTGACGCAGGTTATCGAAGAAACCACCCGCGCCCAACAAGTCATCAAGGTCTTCGGCGGTCATGACTATGAAAAAGGCCGCTTCCACGAACGCGCCGAGAACCTGCGCCGCTACACCATGCGCATGACCACTGCGTTTTCAGCGACCGTGCCGATCACGCAGCTGATGACGGCTTGCGCCGTGGCGATCGTGATCGTGATGGCGCTGATCCAGTCGGGTAACGGCCAGATCACCGTCGGCGGCTTCGTCTCTTTCCTTACGGCGATGCTGATGCTGCTGGCGCCGCTTAAACAGCTCGCCGAAATCAATGGCCCGCTGCAACGCGGGATGGCTGCTGCCGAAGAAGTCTATAACCTGATCGACAAGACCACGGAGCGCACCGGCGGCGAAGCGCTCACTCAGCGTGCCTCGGGCAAACTCGATCTGGTCGACGTCGATTTTTCCTACCCTGGTCACGCCCAGCTGGCGCTGCAGAAGATCAATCTGAACGTGCAACCGGGTGAGACCATCGCCTTCGTCGGCATGTCCGGCGGCGGCAAGTCAACCTTGGTGAGCCTGATTCCGGGCTTTTATTCCGCAACAGGCGGTGAGATCCTGCTAGACGGCAAGCCGATCGAATCGATTTCGCTGATCAGCCTGCGCCAGCAAATCGCCATGGTGAGTCAGAACACCGTGCTGTTCGACGACACGCTGGCGGCCAACATCGCCTACGGCGACGCCAGGCCCGATGCTGAACGCGTACGCGCAGCCGTCATTGCCGCACATCTGACTGACGTCGTAGAAGGCATGCCGGAAGGCCTGGAAACCCGCATCGGCGACAACGGCTCGCGTCTGTCCGGCGGCCAGCGCCAGCGTGTAGCCATCGCCCGCGCCATCTACAAGGATGCGCCTATCCTGATCCTCGACGAAGCCACCTCGGCGCTCGATACCGAATCCGAACGCGCCGTGCAAGCTGCGCTGGATCGTCTGATGGAAGGCCGCACCACCTTCGTGATTGCACACCGTCTGTCGACCATCGAACGCGCCGACCGCATCGTCGTGCTGTCGCACGGCCAGATCGTCGAAGTCGGCAGCCATCAGCAGTTGCTGGCCAACGAAAGCGTGTATGCCAATCTCTACCGGTTACAATTCTCGCAGCAGGCAGCCTGAGACCATTGCGAACGCAAGGCAAAAAGACTAAAGAACATCGCGAAGCATCAGAGAAAAACTCAACCATGCCCCAGACACTCATTCCAGCAGCGTTGCTGAAAAAGTCGGACAAGATCCTGTTCATCGCCCATCTGGCGCTGGGCGATTTCACCTACCTGCAGAATTTCTTCCAGGCCTTCAAAAACGCCAATCCGCATTTGCAGGTCGACTTATGGGTAGATGAAGTACGCCGCACCAGCGACGAATCGCAATGGAAGCATCTGCAAAAATATTCACTGTACGATTGGGTCGCCGCCTGCCCGTTCTTCAACAAGATCTATACCCGTACCTACAGCCCGGCGCTGTATCAGGAATCGATCATGGAAGCGCAGCAGGAGCATTACCCTATCGTTGTCTCGCTGGCGACTCTGCGGCCGCACCTGTACGCTGCCCTGGCGCGCAGTATCAGCCCGGACGGGCTGGTCGTCGGCATGAAGAAGCCGGTGAAGTTCTACCAGCCGCACCATCAGTTGGCTTACCGCAAACTCAATGCTGCGATTCCCCCGTACACCGTGGACCGCAGCAATCCACAGCACATCAGTGACGTCTACGCGCACTGGTTCCATCAGCTCAGTGGACTGGAAGTCAGCGCGGCGGAGCGTTTTCCGTTTGTCGACATCCCGCCGCAATGGCAACGGTATGCGCAAGAAAAACTGGCAGCGTGGGGCTTCAGGAGTGCCGAAGGTAATCAGGGAAAACTGATCTTCATCAATCCTTATGCCAAAACCAAGAAGCGCTGCTGGCCGCTGGAGCATGTCGCCGAACTGATCATCGCCATGAAGAAGCAGGACAAATGGCGCGACAGCTGTTTCATCGTCAATGCCGTGCCGCAGGAACTGGCGCACGCGCGGCAAGTCATCAGCAGCTATCAACTGGAACGCACGGAATTGTTCAGCGCTGAAGAAAACTTCTTCCAGCTGCCGGCGATTCTGGAACGATGTGACCTCATCATCTCGGTGGAAACCGCCGTCATGCATCTGGCCAATGCCGTCCATGTCCCGGTGATTGCGCTGATGCGTCAGAAGAATCCGGAGTGGGTGCCGATCGACCGCGCCAACAGCACCGTCATCACCGCTCCGAGTCGCGGCGACTGGGTCAAGGCCGTCAGCGTCGAACAAGTCATGAAAGCCATGCAATGAATGAACCAGTGAATCAACCCGTGGATCTGCAAGCAATGCAAACAACGCAAGCCGTAGCACCTGCCGTCGGCAGCAATGGCAAACCGTCCTTCCACATCGCCTTTTGCGTAGACAATAATTACTTCCGGGCGATGGGCGGTACGATTGCCTCGATCATCGATAACAATCCCGGCCAGCATTTCACTTTCCACGTGTTGGCGTTTGAGGTGACTGAAGACCATCAGCGCCGACTGAAAAAGCTGGAAGAGATGTATGCAGTGAGCACGCAATTGCATCTGCTCGACCTGGCGTCATTCACACAGTTTTCGCACTTCCTCGGCCATTCGCACTACTCGCTGTCCATCTTCACGCGCCTGGTGATCCCGACTGTGCTCAAGGGACAAACTGACCGTGTCTTGTATCTGGACGCGGATATCCTGTGTATCAACAAGCTCGACGAACTGGTCGACATGGACATCAGCCAGGACATCGCAGTGGTGGTGCCGGATGCTCCGGTCACGCTGCAACGCCGCGTTGCCGCACTGGGCCTGAAGCACAATCAATACTTCAACGGCGGCGTGATCTTCATCAATATTGAAAAATGGATCAGCGAAGATATCACGCAACAGACGCTGGACGCGCTGCTCGACAGCAAGACCGACATGCGCTTTAACGACCAGGATGCGCTCAACATCGTGCTCAATGGCCGTGCGCGTTATATCTCGCCGCGCTGGAATTATCTGTACGACCTGATTCATGATCTGAACGTGAATAAATTCGCCATGCGCCCGGTCGGCAAGGCGGTCTTCATTCACTTCGCCGGCGCTGTGAAGCCATGGACCGACTGGAGCGGACACGATGCGCGCCACCTGTTCCGCAAATACCTGTCGCTATCGCCGTGGTCGGATATGCCACTTGATCCGGAGCCAAAGAACACCAAGGAAATGCGCATGCATTCGCGCTTCATGTATCGCCAGGGACGTCCGCTGGAGAGCCTGAAGTGGTATATCCGTTATCTGCGCAAGCGCGCGGCCAAGTAAGCGCCTGCCGGGCCCTACAGGCACCAAGATCTGTGGCGGCAGCGCCGCCTCTCAATGCAAAACGAACAGACCGACAAACGAATTCTCCATGCTCACCTCACCGCCAGCAACCACGCACGACGACAATTCGTTCCATATTGCCTTCTGCGTCGACAATCATTATTTCCGCAGCATGGGGGCGATGATCGCCTCGATCATCGACAACAATCCGACACGACCTTTCACCTTTCACGTGTTCGCATTCTCGGTCACGGAAGATCAGGCACGCCGCATGAAGACGCTGGAGCAGAACGAGCTCATCCGCGTCGTGACGCACGTCGTCGACCGTTCGCTGTTCCATGAGTTTTCAGCGATGATCGCCAAATCCTATTATTCGCTGTCGACCTTCACGCGCCTGATCATTCCGGCCGTGCTCAAGGATGTCACGGACCGGGTGCTGTATCTGGATGCCGACATGCTGTGCGTAGGCAGCGTTGACGAGCTCGCAGCAATGGACATCAGCGACACCGTTGCACTGGTGGTGCCGGACGTCGGCTGGGCGACCAAGGATGGCCGCGACGGGCGTTATTCGGTACTCAAGCTGAAAAACAAGCAATACTTCAACGCCGGCGTGCTCTACATCAACATCCCGGCATGGGAAGCAGAGAAGATCGGCGAGCAAGCTATCCAGACCCTGCTGCGCGACAGCGACAAGCTCGCCTTCAACGATCAGGATGCGCTCAACATCGTGCTCGACGGCAAGGCGCGCTATGTGGCGATCAAGTGGAATTACATCTACAGCATGATCGTCGATCTGAAGCGCGGGAAGCTCGGCATGGATTCAGTCGGCGATGCAGTGTTTATCCATTTCGCAGGCCTGATCAAGCCATGGAACGACTGGAGCGGTCACCAGGCCCGAGAATTGTTCCTCAAGTACCACAAACTGTCGGCGTGGAGCGATGTGCCGCTGGATCAGGCGCCGCTGAATTACAAGGAAATGCGCATCCATGCCCGTTCGTTGTTCAAGCGCGGCATGCCGCTGCAAGGCGCGTACTGGTACCTCGCGCATATCGCCGCCATCATTCGCAAGAAGCTCAAAAAATAAAGGCTGCGCCCCTTTCCGGGAACGCAGCCTTTTCGAGAAAGACAGAATCGCGCAGTCAGTTCTGCAGGCTTTCTTTCGTCTCTTCCCCTCGCAACAGTCCCCACAGAATCACGGTCGTGAACGCCAGCGTCATCACGCCGGTATTATGCGCAAGGAACACTTGCGAAAAACCGAAGCAGATGTAATTAACGATCAGTATGATGCCGCCAATTGCGTAAGGCTTGGCAGCTTTACCGGCAGTTTTGAGATGCCTGATGAACATGCGCATCGGCACTGCATACAAGGCCAGTAATGCGATCAGGCCCAAGATGCCACGTTTGACTTCCGCATCCAGCCATTCGTTGTAGACGTGGTTGTTTTCGCGCATGAACGGATGCACCCGGCCGGCGTCAATTGCAGCGGATTCCCAATCCACAAAGCCGGCTTTGCCCCATCCCAGTAGCGGGCGCTCGACTGCTGCCATAGCTCCTGCACGCCACATCTCCATGCGCGTGCCGATCGATGTCTCGGCATTGCGGACCTTCAGGTAGGTGACGCTTTCGCTGATCGCCAGTTCGGTTCTTGCCTTGAGCTGGGTGCGTGGAATCGCATAAGCCACTGCGATGGCGACTACCACGAATGCGATACCTGCCCATACATAGCGCTTGCTGACTTCACCGCCATAGCAGCGATACATGATGTAGAGGCAGAACGGCAAACCGACCCAGCTGCCGCGGCTTCCCGTGAACAGGGAACCAAGCATGCCCATGACAAAACCACACAACAGGAAGATGACCCACTTGCGCGAATTTTTCTGCTGCATCGCCCAGCCGATACCTGTCAGGCACAAGATACCGATGATGAAGCTGATATTGCCGTATTGGATCTGGTTGGTGTGACCGCCGGCGCGTGCATGAAGCACGAACAGGTTTTGCCAGCCCGCATACAGTCCCGCCAGAATACCGCCAATACCCAAGCCGGCCCAGAAGCAGGCAGGAGACGGCGGGTATGCCCGCAACAGCATCAGCGCAGGAATCGCCAGCAGGAAGCGCAAGGGCAAGTCGTATTCCTTGATGATTTCGCCGTGCAGAATATTCATGCCGACCGAGACCACGAAATAGAAGAAAAACACTGCCATCAACAGCTTGTCTTCACGATTCAGAGGGACGTCGCGTTTTCTTAACAGCATCAGGCTGCCGAGTACAAGGAAACCGGAGCCGATGGAAAAACCACTGGGAACAATCAACGAAATGGCCGAATAAAGAAAAACGGCAAAGGAGGTAAATCGATTCATGGACAACATTTCCTACTTATTTATATTTAGATTTGAAACTGCACGAGGTTCGTCAATACTCAACCACAACCGCTTCCTGCCCCAGCGACTCCTTGAGAGCCGACTGCAGCCCGTCACTCGGCACCACGCGCCAGGCATCCCCCAGCATGACTTCGCAACCAACACCTGACTGCACATATTTCATGACGAAGGGTAAGCCCTGCTCCTGACGGTACGTTGACAAGGTGTCGCGTAAATATGCGGGATCGATTGCCTTGTCAAGCGACACCACGACGCGTTGTCCGTATTGAATCCGCGCCGCACCGATATCCATGACCTTCTCGGCGGAGATGCGCAAGCCGCCGTTGAAGCGGTCTTCCGATACCTTGCCTTGTACGATCAGCAATTCGTCTTCCTTGAAGAAAGCCTTGTTCGGTTCGGCCAGTTCGCCATAGACGGTGACGTCAACGGTGCCACTGCCATCGTCAAGTGAAACGATCAGCAGCTTGCCGCGCTGGGTCATCTGCACGCGGATGCCGGTGATGATGCCGGCCAGCGAACGCGGGTCGCGTGAAGGCTCAAGGCTGGAAATCTTGGTGCGCACGAACTGGCGCACTTCTTTCTCATAGGCGTCGAACAGATGGCCGGATAGATAGAAGCCAAGCGCAGTCTTTTCTTCGGTGAGGCGCTGCTTGTCGGTCCAGGGACGCACTTCGACGTACTCGAGCGGTGTTTCGAGGTCGCTGTCGTCGCCGCCGAACAGGCTGACCTGATTGGCCGATGCTTCCAGTTGCTCGGCGTTTTCCCAGGCCAGGCCGACCGATGCCTGCAGGATCGCGCGGTCCACGCCGAAGCAATCGAAGGCGCCGGCGCGGATCAGCGAGTCGACCGTGCGGCGGTTGATCTGGCGTTTGTCGACGCGCTTGGCGAAGTCGAACAAGTCCTTGAACGCGCCGCCTTCCTGGCGTGCGGCGATGATGGCTTCGATCGCACTCTGGCCGGAACCCTTGACCGCGCCGAGACCATAGCGGATCTGCATGGCTTTCTTGCCCGGTTCGCCGACCGGCGTAAAACGGTAGTCCGACAGGTTGATATCGGGTGGCAGCAAACCCAGGCCGCAGACATCAAGCGCATCTTCGACCAGGATCTTGATCTTTTCTGTGTCGTCCATGGCGAGCGACAAGTTGGCTGCCATGAACGCTGCGGGGTGATGTGCCTTGAG
This genomic interval carries:
- a CDS encoding glycosyltransferase family 9 protein, encoding MPQTLIPAALLKKSDKILFIAHLALGDFTYLQNFFQAFKNANPHLQVDLWVDEVRRTSDESQWKHLQKYSLYDWVAACPFFNKIYTRTYSPALYQESIMEAQQEHYPIVVSLATLRPHLYAALARSISPDGLVVGMKKPVKFYQPHHQLAYRKLNAAIPPYTVDRSNPQHISDVYAHWFHQLSGLEVSAAERFPFVDIPPQWQRYAQEKLAAWGFRSAEGNQGKLIFINPYAKTKKRCWPLEHVAELIIAMKKQDKWRDSCFIVNAVPQELAHARQVISSYQLERTELFSAEENFFQLPAILERCDLIISVETAVMHLANAVHVPVIALMRQKNPEWVPIDRANSTVITAPSRGDWVKAVSVEQVMKAMQ
- a CDS encoding glycosyltransferase family 8 protein; its protein translation is MLTSPPATTHDDNSFHIAFCVDNHYFRSMGAMIASIIDNNPTRPFTFHVFAFSVTEDQARRMKTLEQNELIRVVTHVVDRSLFHEFSAMIAKSYYSLSTFTRLIIPAVLKDVTDRVLYLDADMLCVGSVDELAAMDISDTVALVVPDVGWATKDGRDGRYSVLKLKNKQYFNAGVLYINIPAWEAEKIGEQAIQTLLRDSDKLAFNDQDALNIVLDGKARYVAIKWNYIYSMIVDLKRGKLGMDSVGDAVFIHFAGLIKPWNDWSGHQARELFLKYHKLSAWSDVPLDQAPLNYKEMRIHARSLFKRGMPLQGAYWYLAHIAAIIRKKLKK
- the msbA gene encoding lipid A export permease/ATP-binding protein MsbA; the encoded protein is MFLSHNMKRLAALHWPYKKRLAIAFLAMIVTAATEPVVPYIFQVLLDKGFVGKPAFSLWLVPAAVIGIFFIRGIATFTSSYMMTWVSTRILNELRRQMFARMLDLPVNFYATNTVGKVINSMMFEVQQIIDMVTKVFTSIVRSALTVLGLLAWLLYLNWVLTIVTLVLLPLVTVVVRTTGKRLKKLNRDSLAVNAELTQVIEETTRAQQVIKVFGGHDYEKGRFHERAENLRRYTMRMTTAFSATVPITQLMTACAVAIVIVMALIQSGNGQITVGGFVSFLTAMLMLLAPLKQLAEINGPLQRGMAAAEEVYNLIDKTTERTGGEALTQRASGKLDLVDVDFSYPGHAQLALQKINLNVQPGETIAFVGMSGGGKSTLVSLIPGFYSATGGEILLDGKPIESISLISLRQQIAMVSQNTVLFDDTLAANIAYGDARPDAERVRAAVIAAHLTDVVEGMPEGLETRIGDNGSRLSGGQRQRVAIARAIYKDAPILILDEATSALDTESERAVQAALDRLMEGRTTFVIAHRLSTIERADRIVVLSHGQIVEVGSHQQLLANESVYANLYRLQFSQQAA
- a CDS encoding O-antigen ligase; this translates as MNRFTSFAVFLYSAISLIVPSGFSIGSGFLVLGSLMLLRKRDVPLNREDKLLMAVFFFYFVVSVGMNILHGEIIKEYDLPLRFLLAIPALMLLRAYPPSPACFWAGLGIGGILAGLYAGWQNLFVLHARAGGHTNQIQYGNISFIIGILCLTGIGWAMQQKNSRKWVIFLLCGFVMGMLGSLFTGSRGSWVGLPFCLYIMYRCYGGEVSKRYVWAGIAFVVVAIAVAYAIPRTQLKARTELAISESVTYLKVRNAETSIGTRMEMWRAGAMAAVERPLLGWGKAGFVDWESAAIDAGRVHPFMRENNHVYNEWLDAEVKRGILGLIALLALYAVPMRMFIRHLKTAGKAAKPYAIGGIILIVNYICFGFSQVFLAHNTGVMTLAFTTVILWGLLRGEETKESLQN
- a CDS encoding XRE family transcriptional regulator; translation: MNTSHALIAEDPTQAISTRIKIERGSRGWSLAELSERSGVSKAMISKIERGEASPTATVLGRLSGAFGLALSMLLSLAEQNGNRLNQHAHQNVWTDPETGYTRRTLSPPAGGMLELLEIILPPKVSVPYPASAFTFQHEQILMVEGRLLFREGEQEHQLNPGDCLQLGPPMDCVFTNSGNKACKYLIALVRR
- a CDS encoding glycosyltransferase family 8 protein, translated to MQTTQAVAPAVGSNGKPSFHIAFCVDNNYFRAMGGTIASIIDNNPGQHFTFHVLAFEVTEDHQRRLKKLEEMYAVSTQLHLLDLASFTQFSHFLGHSHYSLSIFTRLVIPTVLKGQTDRVLYLDADILCINKLDELVDMDISQDIAVVVPDAPVTLQRRVAALGLKHNQYFNGGVIFINIEKWISEDITQQTLDALLDSKTDMRFNDQDALNIVLNGRARYISPRWNYLYDLIHDLNVNKFAMRPVGKAVFIHFAGAVKPWTDWSGHDARHLFRKYLSLSPWSDMPLDPEPKNTKEMRMHSRFMYRQGRPLESLKWYIRYLRKRAAK